The nucleotide window CTCTTTGCATACCAAAAATTCGACCATTTTTAGCTTCATAATTAACATAAATAGCTCCATTCTCTAACCAAGCTTGTTGCAATCCTTCCTCTAATCCTTGGTTTAAATTTCTTTTTTTTGCTAATTGACCACTAGCATACCACACTTTTTGAACTCCTTGTAATTTACCATTGACATAATTGGTTTCAGAAATTAAATTACCATTTTTATCATAATTAAGCTTTTTTCCTTGCAACTTATTATCTACATAAAGAGCCTTTCTTTTTACACTTCCATCATCAAAAAACATGAAGCTTTCTCCTTCTCTTTTACCATTGTAAAAAGCAGTTTTTTCAGATATACTATCATTTTCATGCAATTTAAAACTAAAGCCATTAAAGGGTTTATCTTTATATAACCATAGTCCTTTTGTTTGATCTAATTTTAGCTCTTCTTTATTTACAAAAACATTTTGTATCAACTTTTTTACCACTAGATTTTCATCTTTAAATTCTGATTTTTTACAAGAATTAAAGACAATAAAAAATAAAATATAATATTTAATTAATCGCATTTGGTGTACCTTGATATGGACCTGCAAAAGCTAAATACCTACCAGTTGTAGTATACAATTCATTAATAATATGATAATGATATGTTTCTTCTGAAGAATGTTGAGTTGTACTTGTATGACCTCCTGAAGCATCTAATCCTGTAGGATAAGTTCCTGTTGAATTACACTTTCTTCCATATATAAAAAATCCATCTGAAATAATACCAACTAATTTATCATCATCATCTGTAAACGCTAAAGGTTCTAAATGATAGTGATATTGTGATGGTCCTATATGAGCACCTGCATAATCTAAACTACCAGCTGCACTATCTAAAGGACCATTTCCTTCTTGATCATTGTAAATGTAAGCACCACTAACAGCTATACCAATAGCTCCTAAGCTAGTGGCTGTTGTAGAACTTGCAATTGATGATGATGCAGAAACAGTTAATGAACCAGATAAATCTCTACCTGAGGTATCTATTCTTGTTGGTGTCATACTCGCTTCACTAGTAACAGTTGGTGCTACATATAAAGGATGACTTTCGCTCCAATAAGGAGTTGTATGATTTGGCAAACCTGTTGTTTCTATGGTTATTGATGTTCCATTTCCTGAAATGTAAATATCGGTTTCATCTACATCAAAATCATCAAATGCAGATGGAAGTTCTGTAATAATAACATCATTTGTTGTTTGATCTATAAGGGTTTCTGTATCATCATTTGAGCTGCATGCTATTAATGCACTTACTACAATTACAGCCAATGAAATTGATTTAAATAGTTTAGTTTTCATAATTAGTTTACTTGTTGTGTTAGTTAATTTCTCTTCTCTCTGGTCTTTCTGGCCTTTTTGGTTTTGGTGCCTTCTTTAATTCCTCTTTAGAAATAAAACCATCTTTATTGGTATCTATCTTTTTGAAATCTTGTTTTAAAGGACCTTTTGCTTCTTTTAAAGATATTTTACCATCTTCATTTTTATCTAAATCCTTAAAAATCTTTTTTATAGAAGGTGGTCCTTGTCTTTTTTGATCCTCTCTATTTTCTTGACCAAATGATGACAAAACCCCAAATGCAAAAAAAGTAATTGTTAAAAGTGTTTTTTTCATGTGTCTATTTTAGTGTTCTATATATTAAGATGTGCTTATAATTAAATACTTGCGCTGTTAACATACATTTAACTTAAATCTTTTATTGATTGGTTAAAAATGGATCTGAAAACTTTTCATCAAAAATAAATTCCTCATCTGTTAGTGTTTTTAAGAAATCTACCAACGCTTGTTTTTCTACCTCTGTAAGATTAAGTCTTCTTACTCCATTTCCTTGACGTAATCTGCCATCTAAATCTGCACTATTCTGCACTCCTGAATTGTAATGCTCTACAACTTCTTCTAAAGTTGCAAAACGACCATCGTGCATAAATGGTGCTGTTAGCTCAATGTTTCTTAAAGAAGGTACTTTAAATTCACCATCATTTCTACCTTCATCTGTTAGTATTGCATCTAAACCATTGTTTCTAGCTCTGTCTCCTACAAATGCATTAGTATCATGACAATCAGAGCATCTTGTTCTGTTACTGAAAAATAAATTTTTACCAAGATTTTCTGATGTTGTAAAATTAGGGAAGTTGGCATTTTGATTATTGGTTTGTGCTAAACCTTCATCGTATTTTGATTGATAAGAAACCATTGATCTAACAAACTGAGCTAAGGCTAAAGATACTCTCTCACTAGTTATTTCTTCATCACCAAAAGCTCTAGTAAATAACACAGTATAATAATCATCATTCTGCAATTTACTTTCAAGTTCTTCTAAAGTTAAACCCATTTCTACAGCATCTTGTATTGGTAATAACACTTGC belongs to Polaribacter dokdonensis and includes:
- a CDS encoding YHYH protein, with translation MKTKLFKSISLAVIVVSALIACSSNDDTETLIDQTTNDVIITELPSAFDDFDVDETDIYISGNGTSITIETTGLPNHTTPYWSESHPLYVAPTVTSEASMTPTRIDTSGRDLSGSLTVSASSSIASSTTATSLGAIGIAVSGAYIYNDQEGNGPLDSAAGSLDYAGAHIGPSQYHYHLEPLAFTDDDDKLVGIISDGFFIYGRKCNSTGTYPTGLDASGGHTSTTQHSSEETYHYHIINELYTTTGRYLAFAGPYQGTPNAIN
- a CDS encoding cytochrome-c peroxidase, coding for MTFTHKTFALFILIGIVSCSSDSEYVELIDDVSIDENTSSDLEILARTLNLPANSFNYENVVLPDYFLNNGTAQEDNTPNNNPITDEGATLGRVLFYDNQLSVNNAVSCASCHDQSKGFTDVNTLSVGFNGELTARNSMGLANAKFYDNGRFFWDERAASLEEQVLLPIQDAVEMGLTLEELESKLQNDDYYTVLFTRAFGDEEITSERVSLALAQFVRSMVSYQSKYDEGLAQTNNQNANFPNFTTSENLGKNLFFSNRTRCSDCHDTNAFVGDRARNNGLDAILTDEGRNDGEFKVPSLRNIELTAPFMHDGRFATLEEVVEHYNSGVQNSADLDGRLRQGNGVRRLNLTEVEKQALVDFLKTLTDEEFIFDEKFSDPFLTNQ
- a CDS encoding EF-hand domain-containing protein: MKKTLLTITFFAFGVLSSFGQENREDQKRQGPPSIKKIFKDLDKNEDGKISLKEAKGPLKQDFKKIDTNKDGFISKEELKKAPKPKRPERPERREIN
- a CDS encoding toxin-antitoxin system YwqK family antitoxin, with translation MRLIKYYILFFIVFNSCKKSEFKDENLVVKKLIQNVFVNKEELKLDQTKGLWLYKDKPFNGFSFKLHENDSISEKTAFYNGKREGESFMFFDDGSVKRKALYVDNKLQGKKLNYDKNGNLISETNYVNGKLQGVQKVWYASGQLAKKRNLNQGLEEGLQQAWLENGAIYVNYEAKNGRIFGMQRANLCYQLKNEKIEERKKI